The following proteins are encoded in a genomic region of Kosakonia oryzae:
- the prfB gene encoding peptide chain release factor 2 (programmed frameshift), whose translation MFEINPVKNRIQDLTERSDVLRGYLDYDAKKERLEEVNAELEQPDVWNEPERAQALGKERSSLEAIVDTLDQMSQGLEDVSGLLELAVEADDEETFNEAVAELDGLEEKLAQLEFRRMFSGEYDSADCYLDIQAGSGGTEAQDWASMLMRMYLRWAEARGFKTEIIEESEGEVAGIKSVTIKIIGDYAYGWLRTETGVHRLVRKSPFDSGGRRHTSFSSAFVYPEVEDDIDIEINPADLRIDVYRASGAGGQHVNRTESAVRITHIPTGLVTQCQNDRSQHKNKDQAMKQMKAKLYELEMQKKNAEKQAMEDTKSDIGWGSQIRSYVLDDSRIKDLRTGVETRNTQAVLDGSLDQFIEASLKAGL comes from the exons ATGTTTGAAATTAACCCGGTAAAAAATCGTATTCAGGACCTCACGGAGCGCTCCGACGTTCTTAGGGGGTATCTT GACTATGACGCCAAGAAAGAGCGTCTGGAAGAAGTAAACGCCGAGCTGGAACAGCCGGACGTCTGGAATGAGCCAGAGCGCGCACAGGCGCTGGGCAAAGAGCGTTCCTCACTTGAAGCTATCGTCGATACCCTCGATCAAATGTCGCAGGGGCTGGAAGATGTCTCCGGTCTGCTGGAGCTGGCAGTAGAAGCTGACGACGAAGAAACCTTTAACGAAGCGGTCGCCGAGCTGGACGGGCTGGAAGAGAAGCTGGCGCAGCTTGAGTTCCGTCGCATGTTCTCCGGCGAGTATGACAGCGCCGATTGCTACCTCGATATCCAGGCGGGCTCCGGTGGTACCGAAGCGCAGGACTGGGCGAGCATGCTGATGCGCATGTATCTGCGCTGGGCGGAAGCACGCGGCTTCAAAACTGAAATTATCGAAGAGTCTGAAGGTGAAGTCGCGGGTATTAAATCTGTGACCATCAAGATCATCGGCGATTACGCCTACGGCTGGCTGCGTACCGAAACCGGCGTTCACCGCCTGGTGCGTAAGAGCCCGTTTGACTCCGGCGGCCGTCGTCATACCTCCTTTAGCTCCGCATTTGTCTACCCGGAAGTGGAAGACGATATTGATATCGAGATTAACCCGGCGGATCTGCGTATTGACGTCTATCGCGCATCTGGCGCGGGCGGCCAGCACGTTAACCGTACGGAATCCGCGGTACGTATTACCCATATTCCGACCGGGCTGGTAACGCAGTGCCAGAACGATCGTTCTCAGCATAAAAACAAAGACCAGGCCATGAAGCAGATGAAAGCGAAGCTTTATGAACTGGAAATGCAGAAGAAAAATGCGGAGAAACAGGCGATGGAAGACACCAAGTCCGATATCGGCTGGGGAAGCCAGATCCGTTCTTATGTCCTGGATGATTCCCGCATCAAAGATCTGCGTACCGGGGTTGAAACCCGCAACACGCAGGCGGTGCTGGACGGCAGCCTGGATCAATTCATCGAAGCAAGTTTGAAAGCAGGGTTATGA